Proteins from a single region of Nodularia sp. LEGE 06071:
- the hemJ gene encoding protoporphyrinogen oxidase HemJ, whose translation MAYSWFKAFHLIGIVVWFAGLFYLVRLFIYHAEANQEPEPARTILKNQYQIMEKRLYNIITTPGMLLTVAMAIGLLSTEPEVLKQSWLHIKLLFVTLLLGYHHYCKRLMKQLAADECRWSGQQLRALNEAPTVMLLVIVLLAVFKNNLPTDITVWGIFGLIILMAVTIQLYAKKRRRDQEKLMEEGQIGQVPQQQS comes from the coding sequence ATGGCATATTCCTGGTTTAAAGCATTTCATCTGATTGGGATTGTAGTTTGGTTTGCGGGGTTATTTTACCTAGTACGTCTATTTATCTATCATGCTGAAGCTAACCAAGAACCAGAACCAGCAAGGACGATACTGAAAAATCAGTATCAGATTATGGAAAAGCGCCTCTACAATATCATTACCACTCCAGGAATGTTGCTGACGGTAGCAATGGCGATAGGTTTATTAAGTACGGAACCAGAAGTTTTAAAACAAAGTTGGTTGCATATTAAACTGCTATTTGTTACCCTTTTACTCGGTTATCATCATTACTGTAAGCGTCTGATGAAGCAGTTAGCCGCAGATGAGTGTCGCTGGAGTGGTCAGCAGTTGCGGGCTTTAAATGAAGCACCTACAGTCATGTTGCTGGTGATTGTCTTGCTGGCTGTGTTTAAGAATAATCTCCCCACAGATATTACAGTTTGGGGTATTTTTGGCTTAATAATTTTGATGGCGGTGACTATTCAGCTTTACGCCAAAAAACGCCGACGTGATCAAGAAAAGCTGATGGAAGAAGGACAGATAGGACAAGTTCCTCAACAACAAAGTTAG
- a CDS encoding LysR family transcriptional regulator — MRLEQLQAFLAIAETGSFQQAARKCGVTQSTISRQIQSLEADMGVELFHRTSHAKLTLGGECLLPRVRKICQEWQTATQELTDLIEGKQPELCIAAIHSLCASYLPPVLQKFCHQYPEVQLRVTSLGSDRALKVLKDGLVDLALVMNNRFLTTGREMVVEALYEESIEVLTAVHHPLAQYESIPWSELVRYPQVVFKDGYGMQRLVQEKFERLEAKLQAALEVNTLDAFRGVVRQGELVALLPYSALMEARNDSTLAVRPLADNSGFTRRVVMVTTQDRLQIPPIQNFWQLVLEHIPPQFQHQRSAS; from the coding sequence ATGCGGCTAGAGCAGTTGCAAGCCTTTTTGGCGATCGCAGAAACCGGGAGTTTCCAACAAGCAGCCCGAAAATGCGGTGTCACTCAATCGACCATCAGTCGCCAAATTCAGTCACTAGAAGCTGATATGGGCGTAGAACTATTTCACCGCACCAGCCATGCCAAGCTAACTCTAGGTGGTGAATGTTTGCTACCTCGTGTCCGCAAAATATGCCAAGAGTGGCAAACTGCTACACAGGAATTAACAGATTTAATCGAGGGGAAGCAGCCGGAACTTTGTATCGCGGCAATTCATTCGCTTTGTGCTTCTTACCTACCACCAGTGTTACAAAAATTTTGTCACCAATATCCAGAAGTACAATTACGAGTCACATCATTGGGTAGCGATCGCGCTTTAAAAGTCCTCAAAGATGGATTAGTCGATTTAGCACTGGTGATGAACAATCGCTTCTTAACCACTGGGAGAGAAATGGTAGTAGAAGCCTTATATGAAGAATCAATAGAAGTGCTAACAGCCGTCCATCATCCCCTAGCCCAATATGAAAGTATTCCTTGGTCAGAATTAGTCCGTTATCCCCAAGTAGTTTTCAAAGACGGTTATGGAATGCAACGGCTAGTGCAAGAGAAATTTGAACGCCTGGAAGCTAAACTTCAAGCAGCGTTAGAAGTAAATACCTTAGATGCTTTCCGAGGAGTCGTGCGCCAAGGCGAATTAGTGGCTTTGTTACCTTATTCCGCACTCATGGAAGCACGGAATGACTCTACACTGGCAGTGCGTCCCTTAGCGGATAATTCTGGTTTTACGCGTCGGGTAGTGATGGTCACAACTCAAGACCGCCTCCAAATCCCGCCCATCCAGAACTTTTGGCAACTCGTGCTAGAACATATTCCCCCACAATTTCAACACCAGCGATCAGCCTCCTAA
- a CDS encoding anthranilate phosphoribosyltransferase family protein produces MSNAFRDLLKKVGSGTHTAENLTRAEAATATKMMLQGVAKPAQIGAFLIAHRIRRPTGEELAGMLDAYEELGPKLQAIASARPAMVLGIPYDGRTRTAPISPVTALLLAAAGQPIVMHGGDRFPTKYGLPLIEIWQGLGVDWTALPLAKTQQVFEQTKIGFIYTPVHFPLTNAMWEYRDQLGKRPPLATMELIWCPYAGDAHIVAGFVHPPTETMFRVALDLRKVHKYTLIKGLEGSCDLPRDRTAIIALSQTSPEIERLLLSPHDYGISSKNVPLGTTAELLTQIQAVLAGQPGELMQTALWNGGFYLWRSGICSDMPSGLTKAAELLNNGAVAAKLQELKQAVNSAAETDFQQV; encoded by the coding sequence ATGAGCAACGCATTTAGAGATTTACTGAAAAAGGTAGGTAGTGGAACCCATACAGCCGAGAATTTAACTCGTGCTGAAGCAGCCACCGCTACTAAAATGATGCTGCAAGGTGTTGCCAAACCAGCCCAAATTGGAGCATTTTTAATCGCCCACCGCATCAGGCGACCCACCGGGGAAGAGTTAGCCGGGATGTTAGATGCTTATGAGGAATTGGGGCCAAAACTGCAAGCGATCGCTTCTGCACGCCCGGCGATGGTTTTGGGAATACCTTATGATGGCAGAACCCGCACAGCACCAATTAGCCCAGTTACAGCTTTACTACTGGCCGCCGCCGGACAACCGATAGTGATGCACGGAGGCGATCGCTTCCCCACAAAATATGGCTTACCTCTGATTGAGATTTGGCAAGGGTTAGGTGTGGATTGGACTGCTTTACCTCTAGCCAAAACCCAGCAGGTATTTGAGCAAACAAAAATCGGCTTTATTTATACACCTGTGCATTTTCCCTTAACCAACGCCATGTGGGAATATCGCGACCAACTCGGTAAGCGCCCACCTTTAGCGACAATGGAATTAATTTGGTGTCCTTATGCTGGGGATGCCCATATTGTGGCTGGTTTTGTCCATCCGCCCACAGAAACCATGTTTCGAGTAGCCTTGGATCTGCGAAAAGTCCACAAATATACTTTAATTAAGGGATTAGAAGGCAGTTGCGATTTACCACGCGATCGCACCGCAATTATCGCTTTATCTCAAACGTCCCCAGAAATTGAAAGATTGCTGCTCTCACCCCATGATTATGGTATTAGTAGCAAGAATGTACCTCTAGGAACTACCGCAGAATTACTGACTCAAATTCAGGCAGTTTTAGCTGGTCAACCTGGGGAACTCATGCAAACAGCCCTATGGAATGGGGGATTTTATCTCTGGCGCAGTGGCATTTGTTCAGATATGCCATCAGGATTAACCAAAGCAGCCGAATTACTCAATAATGGTGCTGTAGCTGCCAAACTTCAAGAACTAAAACAAGCAGTAAATTCTGCTGCCGAAACAGACTTTCAGCAAGTTTGA
- a CDS encoding DUF362 domain-containing protein, with protein MQTQKPSVSLIRATSYESEALRASLVTLLEPFGGMSAFVKPGNRVLLKPNLLTGSRPTKECTTRRELVYEVAQMVIAAGGKPFLGDSPAFGSAKGVAEANGYLPLLEALHIPIIEFHGKRYQTVNEDFNHLRLCKEAMEADVVINLPKVKSHMQLTLTMGVKNLFGCVPGKMKAWWHMEAGKDANRFGEMLVETARAINPNLTILDGIIGHEGNGPSGGEPRDLGILAAAADVFALDRAVVEILNVPPEQVPTVAASQRLGVCPELAEIEFPHLQPDLLKIEDWQLPDKLMPIDFAMPRVIQSTFKHLYIKFLKEPMSVYSKG; from the coding sequence ATGCAGACACAAAAACCATCAGTCAGTCTAATTCGGGCTACCTCCTACGAAAGCGAGGCTTTACGGGCATCATTAGTCACCCTGCTAGAACCTTTTGGGGGGATGTCTGCCTTTGTCAAACCAGGAAATAGAGTATTACTCAAACCCAACCTTCTCACAGGTTCCCGCCCGACAAAAGAGTGTACAACCCGGCGAGAACTGGTTTATGAAGTAGCCCAGATGGTAATAGCAGCTGGTGGTAAGCCATTTTTAGGCGATAGTCCCGCATTTGGTAGCGCCAAAGGAGTTGCAGAAGCCAACGGCTATCTCCCGCTTTTAGAAGCATTGCATATACCTATCATTGAGTTTCACGGTAAGCGTTACCAAACAGTTAACGAAGACTTTAATCACCTGCGCCTATGCAAAGAAGCGATGGAAGCAGATGTAGTGATTAACTTACCCAAAGTCAAATCACATATGCAGTTGACATTAACGATGGGGGTAAAAAATCTCTTTGGTTGCGTTCCTGGTAAAATGAAAGCTTGGTGGCACATGGAAGCGGGGAAAGATGCTAACCGCTTTGGTGAAATGTTAGTAGAAACTGCCAGAGCAATTAATCCCAATTTAACAATTTTAGATGGCATTATCGGTCATGAAGGTAATGGACCGAGTGGTGGAGAACCTCGTGATTTAGGTATTTTAGCAGCCGCAGCAGATGTATTTGCTTTAGATAGGGCAGTAGTAGAAATTCTCAATGTCCCACCCGAACAAGTTCCCACAGTTGCAGCGTCTCAAAGGTTGGGAGTTTGTCCAGAATTAGCTGAGATAGAATTTCCCCATTTACAACCTGATTTACTCAAAATAGAAGATTGGCAATTACCAGATAAATTAATGCCAATTGATTTTGCCATGCCTCGTGTGATTCAGTCTACATTTAAACACCTTTACATTAAGTTTCTCAAGGAACCGATGAGTGTTTATAGTAAAGGCTAG
- a CDS encoding AAA family ATPase codes for MLQRLYVHNYRCLENFELTMKEMSSALLIGKNGAGKSTISSALEVFQSIGRGINRVRQLVQSKDFARGRSDVPIRLEIEVLLEEKLYKYILALELPEKFKELRVFEEQLLVDNNILYSRKEAQVNLYSTFQNREAQFLVDWHLVALPLIQEQSESDPLRTFKTWLAHIIILAPIPSLMTGDSYGETLEPKRDGSNIGEWFSGLLGRYPAAYREVDKYLREIMPDFQDFLNELIGKDFKSLVVRFEENNANLSVNFEDLSDGEKCFFLCAVVLAANKFYGPLFCFWDEPDNYLSISEVGHFITSLRRSFKNSGQILATSHNPEAIRKFSNENTFVLDRKSHLEPTLIRPLSDISIPGDLINALICGDISL; via the coding sequence ATGCTGCAAAGATTATATGTACACAACTATCGATGTCTAGAAAACTTTGAACTTACCATGAAAGAGATGTCATCTGCTCTCTTAATTGGCAAAAATGGTGCTGGTAAATCAACTATTTCCTCCGCCTTAGAGGTATTTCAATCTATTGGTAGAGGTATTAATAGAGTTAGACAACTTGTGCAGTCCAAAGATTTTGCTCGTGGGCGGTCTGATGTTCCTATTCGGTTAGAAATAGAAGTATTATTAGAAGAAAAATTATATAAATATATCCTAGCTTTAGAGCTACCAGAAAAGTTTAAAGAACTGCGGGTTTTTGAAGAGCAATTATTAGTTGATAACAATATACTTTACTCTCGAAAAGAAGCCCAAGTTAATCTTTATTCTACCTTCCAGAATCGGGAAGCTCAATTTTTAGTCGATTGGCATTTGGTAGCCCTTCCACTGATTCAGGAGCAATCTGAAAGTGATCCGCTTCGCACTTTCAAGACTTGGCTGGCTCATATAATTATTTTAGCACCAATTCCCAGCTTAATGACTGGAGATTCCTACGGCGAAACTTTAGAACCAAAACGAGATGGTTCAAATATTGGCGAGTGGTTTTCTGGTTTACTTGGTAGATATCCTGCTGCTTACAGAGAGGTTGACAAATACCTACGAGAAATTATGCCAGACTTTCAAGATTTTCTCAATGAACTTATTGGTAAAGACTTCAAAAGCTTGGTTGTTCGATTTGAAGAAAACAATGCAAATCTCAGTGTGAACTTTGAAGACTTATCTGATGGGGAGAAATGCTTTTTTCTATGCGCGGTGGTGTTAGCAGCTAATAAGTTCTATGGACCACTTTTTTGCTTTTGGGATGAGCCGGATAACTATCTTTCTATCTCAGAGGTTGGACATTTCATTACATCACTGCGACGCTCATTTAAGAACAGTGGACAAATTTTAGCAACTTCTCATAACCCTGAAGCTATCCGCAAGTTTTCTAATGAAAATACCTTTGTGCTTGATCGAAAAAGCCACTTAGAGCCTACTTTAATTAGACCACTTAGTGATATATCTATTCCAGGGGATTTGATCAATGCTTTGATTTGTGGCGATATCTCATTATGA
- a CDS encoding inorganic diphosphatase, with protein MDLSRIPAQPKPGILNVLIEIPGGSKNKYEFDKDLEAFALDRVLYSSVRYPYDYGFVPNTLADDGDPLDGMVIMDEPTFPGCVIPARFIGMLEMIDGGDRDEKILCVPDKDPRYAEVRSLKDIAPHRLEEIAEFFRSYKNLEKKVTQILGWQDVDKVSALVDKFIQAAKA; from the coding sequence GTGGACTTATCCCGTATTCCTGCCCAACCAAAACCGGGTATACTCAACGTTTTAATTGAAATCCCCGGCGGGAGTAAAAATAAATACGAGTTTGACAAGGACTTGGAAGCCTTTGCTTTAGACAGAGTGCTTTATTCTTCGGTACGATACCCTTATGACTACGGCTTTGTACCTAACACTTTAGCTGATGATGGCGATCCCCTGGATGGAATGGTGATTATGGATGAACCAACTTTTCCTGGTTGTGTGATTCCGGCGCGATTCATTGGAATGTTAGAAATGATTGATGGTGGCGATCGCGATGAAAAAATTCTTTGTGTTCCTGACAAAGATCCGCGCTACGCTGAAGTAAGATCACTGAAAGACATAGCGCCCCACCGCTTAGAGGAAATTGCTGAATTTTTCCGTAGTTATAAAAATTTGGAAAAAAAGGTCACACAAATTCTCGGCTGGCAAGATGTTGATAAAGTTTCAGCCTTAGTAGACAAATTCATCCAGGCTGCTAAAGCATAA
- the panD gene encoding aspartate 1-decarboxylase, translating to MQRTVLLAKIHNCTLTGANINYVGSISIDQVLLDKAGILPYEQVQVVNNANGARFITYAIPAPANSGIIELNGAAARLGITGDRLIIMAYGQFTSEELKNYSPTVVIVDEKNHLLEVRHYDDLLSKV from the coding sequence ATGCAGCGTACTGTCCTTTTGGCAAAAATTCACAACTGTACCCTCACGGGGGCAAATATCAACTACGTGGGTAGTATTAGCATCGATCAAGTTTTATTAGACAAAGCTGGCATTTTACCCTATGAGCAAGTTCAAGTAGTGAATAATGCTAATGGTGCGCGTTTTATTACTTATGCAATACCTGCCCCAGCTAATTCTGGCATAATTGAACTAAATGGGGCAGCAGCACGTCTAGGCATTACAGGCGATCGCTTGATTATAATGGCTTACGGGCAGTTCACTTCCGAAGAGTTAAAAAATTACTCTCCGACAGTAGTCATTGTGGACGAAAAAAACCATCTATTGGAAGTACGTCACTACGATGACCTGCTCAGTAAGGTCTAA
- a CDS encoding MBL fold metallo-hydrolase: protein MSNFELSGSQSYVTKEQIIPPSIPVGEFWVKFWGVRGLIPTPCTNTHRYGGNTACIEIYVAGKRLIFDGGTGLRILGRTWQKLHQRLEAHLFFTNSQSSHIQGFPFFAPAFLTDNCFHIYGTAASNGASIKQCLGDQMLQPLFPYPLQAMQSQLHFYNLSEGSVVKLDDVTITTALINQNQRSVGYRVTDQKCSVAYVTDLHKNLDKVERDRILQIIHDADLLIANATYNPPTAYNHAATDVHWKTAVELAKSAGVKQLVISQHHPDDKDDFLDKVQLEIQSIFPKALLACEGLVLSVE from the coding sequence ATGTCAAATTTTGAGTTGTCGGGTTCTCAAAGCTACGTAACAAAAGAGCAAATTATTCCCCCCAGTATTCCTGTTGGTGAATTTTGGGTAAAATTCTGGGGTGTCAGAGGTTTAATTCCCACTCCATGCACTAATACTCACCGCTATGGTGGTAACACTGCTTGTATAGAAATATATGTAGCTGGCAAACGCCTGATTTTTGATGGTGGTACAGGTTTACGCATACTTGGAAGAACTTGGCAGAAACTACATCAGCGGCTAGAAGCACATTTATTTTTTACTAATTCCCAATCAAGTCATATTCAAGGCTTTCCCTTTTTTGCGCCGGCATTTCTTACCGACAATTGCTTCCATATTTATGGTACAGCAGCTTCCAATGGAGCTTCGATTAAACAATGTCTCGGTGACCAAATGCTTCAGCCGCTCTTTCCTTACCCTTTACAGGCGATGCAATCTCAATTGCATTTCTACAATCTGAGTGAGGGGAGCGTGGTCAAGTTAGATGATGTCACAATTACTACGGCATTGATTAATCAAAATCAGAGGTCTGTGGGCTATCGCGTCACTGACCAAAAATGTAGTGTTGCATATGTTACAGATTTACACAAAAATCTTGATAAAGTAGAACGCGATCGCATTTTACAGATAATTCATGATGCTGATTTGTTAATTGCCAATGCTACCTACAATCCGCCCACAGCTTACAACCATGCAGCCACTGATGTCCACTGGAAAACTGCTGTAGAGTTGGCAAAAAGTGCAGGGGTGAAACAGCTAGTCATCTCTCAGCACCATCCTGATGATAAAGATGATTTTCTTGACAAAGTACAACTGGAAATTCAATCTATTTTTCCCAAAGCATTACTCGCCTGTGAAGGTTTAGTATTATCGGTTGAGTAG
- a CDS encoding aspartate ammonia-lyase: MTEYTDFRIERDSMGDRQIPGSAYYGIQTLRAVENFQISGIKPLPTYVDACLIIKKATATVNGELGCIPQDISEAIIQAANEILAGNLRDQFVVDVYQAGAGTSHHMNVNEVLANRALEILGEEKGNYKRVSPNDHVNYGQSTNDVIPTAIRVGGLLALTHTLQPALEKAIASLETKAVEFQDIVKSGRTHLQDAVPVRLGENFRAWAQILSEHQNRIYTASGDLMALGLGGSAAGTGMNTHPQYRARVVEVIAQFLESPLEPAPHLMAAMQSMAPFVNVSGALRNLAQDLVKISHDLRLMDSGPKTGFKEIQLPPVQPGSSIMPGKYNPVMAEMTSMVCFQVMGYDSAIALAAQAGQLELNVMMPLIGYNLIHSIEILGNTIAALTERCIAGITADKERCLAYAEGSLALVTALNTHIGYLNAAAVAKESLETGKSLRQIVLERGLMSEAELATVLNLEQMSAIVPLT, encoded by the coding sequence ATGACTGAATATACAGATTTTCGCATTGAACGCGATTCGATGGGCGATCGCCAAATTCCCGGTAGCGCTTATTATGGCATTCAAACACTACGTGCAGTAGAAAACTTCCAAATTAGCGGCATTAAGCCCTTACCTACTTACGTAGATGCCTGTCTGATTATTAAAAAAGCTACCGCCACTGTAAACGGAGAATTAGGTTGCATTCCCCAGGATATCAGTGAAGCAATTATCCAAGCTGCTAATGAAATCCTGGCGGGAAATTTACGAGATCAGTTTGTGGTAGATGTCTATCAAGCGGGTGCGGGAACGTCTCACCACATGAATGTGAATGAGGTTTTGGCAAATCGCGCCTTAGAAATTCTCGGCGAGGAAAAGGGTAATTACAAACGGGTTAGCCCCAATGATCATGTAAACTACGGACAGTCTACCAATGATGTGATTCCCACAGCTATCCGCGTTGGTGGCTTATTAGCACTTACCCACACATTACAGCCAGCTTTAGAAAAGGCGATCGCATCTTTAGAAACCAAAGCTGTAGAATTTCAAGATATCGTCAAATCTGGCAGAACCCACTTACAAGATGCTGTACCTGTGCGTTTGGGTGAGAATTTCCGGGCTTGGGCGCAGATATTATCAGAACACCAAAACCGCATCTATACAGCCTCTGGGGATTTAATGGCGTTGGGTTTAGGTGGTAGCGCTGCTGGTACAGGTATGAATACACATCCCCAGTATCGCGCCCGTGTGGTAGAAGTTATTGCCCAATTTCTAGAATCGCCTTTGGAACCAGCACCCCATTTAATGGCTGCAATGCAGAGTATGGCTCCTTTTGTCAACGTTTCCGGGGCTTTACGCAACTTAGCACAGGATTTAGTCAAAATTTCCCATGATTTGCGGTTAATGGACTCAGGCCCCAAAACTGGTTTTAAAGAAATTCAACTCCCCCCAGTGCAACCAGGTTCCTCAATTATGCCGGGTAAATATAACCCAGTCATGGCAGAGATGACATCAATGGTATGCTTTCAGGTAATGGGATATGATAGTGCGATCGCCTTAGCAGCCCAAGCCGGACAATTAGAATTGAACGTGATGATGCCGCTAATTGGCTATAATTTGATTCACAGCATTGAAATACTCGGTAACACCATCGCCGCCCTCACCGAACGCTGTATTGCAGGAATTACCGCCGATAAAGAACGCTGTTTAGCTTACGCCGAAGGCAGTTTAGCATTAGTCACCGCACTGAACACCCACATCGGATATTTAAACGCTGCTGCTGTAGCCAAAGAATCCTTAGAAACTGGTAAATCTCTCAGACAAATAGTATTAGAACGAGGGTTAATGAGTGAAGCAGAATTAGCAACCGTCCTCAACTTAGAACAAATGAGTGCCATTGTTCCTCTAACTTGA
- a CDS encoding BrnT family toxin, which yields MRVEFEWDENKAQININKHGISFEEAKTVFDDPFALIFDDLAHSFGEKREIIIGYSNQNHLLLVCFTERESNLIRIFSCRLATKKERQDYEQNTN from the coding sequence ATGAGGGTAGAATTTGAATGGGATGAAAATAAAGCGCAAATAAACATCAACAAACATGGAATTAGTTTTGAGGAAGCAAAAACAGTATTTGATGATCCATTTGCCTTGATATTTGATGACTTGGCTCATTCTTTCGGAGAAAAAAGAGAAATTATTATTGGTTATTCAAATCAAAATCACTTGCTTTTAGTTTGTTTTACCGAAAGAGAAAGTAATTTAATCCGTATTTTTAGCTGTCGTTTAGCCACTAAAAAAGAGAGACAAGACTATGAACAAAACACCAATTAA
- a CDS encoding Uma2 family endonuclease → MIKTSTRQITLAEFLQLPETEPASEYINGEIIQKPMPQGKHSRLQLHSANVINHVVEPQKIALAFPELRCTFGGRSILPDVAVFAWGRIPVDEKGNIANVFNTHPDWTIEILSPQQNTTKVTRNILHCLNHGTSLGWLIDPEEYNVIVYPHQQQPIFLENEEDILPVPELVGDLQFTLGQLFDCLKL, encoded by the coding sequence ATGATAAAAACATCAACTCGCCAGATAACTTTAGCAGAATTTTTACAATTACCAGAAACCGAACCAGCAAGTGAATATATCAACGGCGAAATCATTCAAAAACCCATGCCTCAAGGTAAACATAGTAGATTACAGCTTCACTCAGCTAATGTAATTAATCATGTGGTAGAACCGCAAAAAATCGCTTTAGCCTTTCCAGAATTACGCTGTACATTTGGAGGGCGTTCTATTCTTCCAGATGTGGCGGTATTTGCATGGGGGAGAATCCCAGTGGATGAAAAAGGGAATATTGCTAATGTGTTTAATACCCATCCTGATTGGACAATTGAAATTCTATCTCCGCAACAAAATACAACCAAAGTCACTAGAAACATTCTACATTGTTTAAATCATGGTACTAGCTTAGGTTGGTTAATTGATCCAGAAGAATATAATGTTATAGTTTATCCCCATCAGCAGCAACCAATATTTTTAGAAAACGAAGAAGATATATTACCAGTCCCCGAATTAGTCGGGGATTTACAGTTTACATTAGGGCAATTATTTGATTGTTTGAAATTATGA
- the pgsA gene encoding CDP-diacylglycerol--glycerol-3-phosphate 3-phosphatidyltransferase, whose translation MNLPNAITFSRLLGIPFLLYGLYNPTPEARWICLTIFLVAALTDWLDGYLARKLNQITDLGKFLDPLVDKLLVLAPLLVLVELGKIPAWGVFVILARELAIAGWRVNQTTITGANIWGKLKTVSQIIAIALLIAPLSLAWQIPTLTAFWLSVAFTVISGIIYLIPLKNQESV comes from the coding sequence ATGAATTTACCCAACGCGATTACTTTTTCTCGACTTTTAGGAATCCCATTTTTACTTTATGGTTTATATAATCCCACACCCGAAGCTAGATGGATATGTTTAACAATATTTCTAGTCGCAGCGTTGACTGATTGGTTAGATGGTTATTTGGCGCGAAAACTCAACCAAATTACTGATTTAGGTAAATTTCTCGATCCTTTGGTGGATAAATTGCTGGTACTTGCGCCGTTATTGGTGTTAGTGGAATTAGGAAAAATTCCTGCTTGGGGCGTGTTTGTGATTTTAGCACGGGAGTTGGCGATCGCAGGGTGGCGGGTAAATCAAACTACAATCACAGGGGCGAATATTTGGGGTAAACTGAAAACTGTAAGTCAGATAATAGCGATCGCGCTTTTAATTGCACCTTTATCACTAGCTTGGCAAATCCCCACGTTAACTGCATTTTGGCTATCTGTGGCTTTTACGGTCATATCCGGCATAATTTATCTCATACCACTAAAAAATCAAGAAAGTGTATGA
- the rfbB gene encoding dTDP-glucose 4,6-dehydratase, translating to MQTVLVTGGAGFIGANFVLLARQLAWANVINLDKLTYASNLGTLADLQADKNYHFVQGDIGNLELVAYLLEKYQPDAIINFAAESHVDRSILNPEEFIQTNVVGTFKLLEASRFYWQKLSASKQEEFRFLHVSTDEVYGSLQPKDPAFREDTPYAPNSPYAASKAASDHFVRAYYHTYGFPTLTTNCSNNYGPRQFPEKLIPLTILNAMEGKPLPIYGDGQNIRDWLYVIDHCEAINLVLQQGKVGETYNIGGINEKTNLIVVEKICAIIDELAPKCDFSHSSLITFVKDRPGHDRRYAIDCSKISNELGWQPQENFDSGLLKTVQWYLNNSDWINQVRSGEYKSWLKQNYENRKG from the coding sequence ATGCAAACAGTATTAGTTACAGGTGGTGCTGGATTTATTGGTGCTAATTTTGTCCTCCTAGCAAGACAGTTAGCATGGGCTAATGTAATTAATTTGGATAAGTTAACTTATGCTAGTAATTTAGGAACTTTAGCCGATTTACAAGCTGATAAAAACTATCATTTTGTACAAGGAGATATTGGTAATTTAGAGTTAGTCGCTTATTTATTAGAAAAGTATCAGCCAGATGCAATTATCAATTTTGCGGCTGAAAGTCATGTTGACCGTTCTATTTTGAATCCTGAAGAATTTATCCAAACTAATGTAGTTGGCACATTTAAGCTATTAGAAGCCAGTCGATTTTATTGGCAAAAACTATCAGCTTCCAAACAGGAAGAATTTCGCTTTCTGCACGTTTCTACAGATGAAGTATACGGCTCACTTCAACCAAAAGATCCAGCCTTTCGAGAAGATACACCCTATGCACCAAATAGTCCTTATGCAGCCTCAAAAGCAGCTTCTGACCATTTTGTCAGAGCTTATTATCACACTTATGGATTCCCTACTTTAACCACAAATTGCTCCAACAATTATGGTCCGCGTCAGTTTCCCGAAAAACTGATTCCTTTAACTATCCTCAATGCTATGGAAGGTAAACCCTTACCTATATATGGGGATGGACAAAATATCAGAGATTGGCTTTATGTTATCGACCATTGCGAGGCAATTAACCTAGTTTTGCAACAGGGAAAAGTTGGCGAAACTTATAATATTGGTGGAATCAACGAAAAAACCAATTTGATAGTTGTGGAAAAAATTTGTGCAATTATTGATGAATTAGCACCTAAATGTGATTTTTCCCATTCTTCCTTAATTACCTTTGTGAAAGACCGTCCGGGACATGATCGAAGATATGCAATTGATTGTAGTAAAATAAGTAATGAATTAGGGTGGCAACCTCAAGAAAACTTTGATAGTGGTTTATTAAAAACTGTGCAATGGTATCTGAATAACTCAGATTGGATTAATCAAGTACGCTCAGGAGAATATAAATCTTGGTTAAAACAAAACTATGAAAATAGGAAAGGTTAA